In Bythopirellula goksoeyrii, a single window of DNA contains:
- a CDS encoding amidohydrolase family protein has translation MPRSQLVVPEHHPQRAKFPAVDIHVHCRYKLHQTPEALAEFVRLMNHQNIAVGVSLDGGLGERLAEHKKFLWTKYRDRFVIFANIDWQGKGKKEEPATWDCHRPDFGHRMALALAEAKEQGASGLKVFKMLGLKYQNPDGSLIAVDDPRWDPIWQACGELGFPVLIHTADPVAFFEPTDRFNERWEELQRHPNWSFAGEEFPTHAELLKQFLNVVKRHPQTDFIGAHMVNIPENLGELGNWLDKYPNLYADLSARLAEIGRQPVTARAFFIKYADRILFGTDGPRSARRLNPHWRLLETHDEYFPYAEDQYPPQGMWNIYGLDLPDEVLRKVYAENAARLISGVRERLAKYTAEVTEAQATSP, from the coding sequence ATGCCAAGATCCCAACTGGTCGTTCCAGAGCATCATCCGCAACGCGCCAAGTTTCCTGCGGTAGATATTCATGTGCATTGCCGCTACAAGCTGCATCAGACCCCCGAGGCACTTGCGGAATTCGTGCGGCTGATGAATCACCAAAACATCGCCGTCGGTGTGAGTCTTGATGGGGGTTTGGGAGAGCGACTGGCCGAGCACAAAAAATTCTTGTGGACCAAGTATCGCGACCGGTTTGTCATCTTTGCCAACATTGATTGGCAAGGGAAAGGAAAAAAAGAAGAACCTGCGACCTGGGATTGCCACCGACCTGATTTTGGGCATCGGATGGCCCTCGCACTCGCCGAAGCGAAAGAGCAGGGTGCCTCAGGCCTGAAAGTTTTTAAGATGCTAGGTCTCAAATACCAGAATCCCGATGGATCACTGATTGCGGTGGACGACCCGCGCTGGGATCCAATTTGGCAAGCTTGTGGTGAGTTAGGTTTTCCTGTGTTGATCCACACTGCCGACCCTGTGGCATTTTTTGAGCCGACCGATCGATTCAATGAACGCTGGGAAGAACTCCAACGACATCCAAATTGGAGCTTTGCTGGCGAAGAGTTTCCTACCCATGCGGAACTGCTCAAGCAATTCTTGAACGTCGTCAAGCGGCATCCGCAGACTGATTTCATCGGGGCCCACATGGTCAATATTCCTGAGAACCTCGGGGAGTTAGGTAATTGGCTTGATAAGTACCCCAACTTATATGCGGATCTCTCCGCTCGATTAGCAGAGATTGGACGTCAGCCCGTTACGGCGAGGGCATTTTTCATCAAATATGCCGACCGAATTCTGTTCGGCACAGATGGACCTCGATCCGCGAGGAGGCTCAACCCCCATTGGCGACTTCTGGAGACCCACGACGAATATTTTCCCTACGCTGAGGACCAATATCCGCCCCAGGGAATGTGGAATATTTACGGCCTCGATCTACCTGACGAGGTGCTGAGAAAGGTTTATGCTGAGAATGCGGCACGCCTGATTTCAGGGGTTCGAGAGCGTTTGGCGAAATATACTGCAGAAGTGACTGAAGCCCAGGCAACGAGTCCATGA
- a CDS encoding transposase: protein MGRRKRVSSAAIDSTGLQCGTASAYFVRRRKKVESPWKTVVYHNYPKLGIVCDTSNHFILAFQAGRGPRPDIDEFRPLVADALKRVRLSLMTADAGYDSEPNHQFARDGHGIRTVIPPKHGRPTKKPARGHYRRLMQTRFDREIYRNRVQVETVMSMIKRRQGSHVRGHKYWSQCRDLRLIALTHNIMILVLVEVFYRATPDPFEFLLNFPALPARGIRTRSPASVAPRS, encoded by the coding sequence ATGGGGCGACGGAAGCGGGTAAGTTCGGCGGCGATTGATTCCACTGGATTGCAATGCGGAACAGCAAGCGCCTACTTCGTTCGCCGTCGCAAAAAAGTCGAAAGTCCCTGGAAAACCGTGGTTTATCACAACTATCCCAAGTTGGGCATTGTTTGTGACACCAGCAATCACTTCATCCTGGCATTCCAAGCTGGTCGCGGACCACGACCTGACATAGACGAGTTCCGTCCGCTAGTTGCTGATGCCTTGAAACGAGTGCGGCTCTCTCTGATGACTGCCGACGCCGGTTACGATTCGGAGCCCAATCACCAATTCGCCCGCGATGGACACGGCATCCGTACGGTCATCCCTCCCAAGCATGGCAGGCCGACTAAAAAGCCAGCCAGAGGTCACTACCGTCGCTTAATGCAAACCCGCTTTGATCGAGAAATCTATCGAAATCGGGTGCAAGTCGAGACCGTGATGTCGATGATCAAGAGAAGGCAGGGATCCCACGTACGTGGGCACAAATATTGGAGCCAATGTCGAGACCTAAGATTGATCGCACTCACCCACAACATCATGATTCTTGTGCTTGTTGAGGTTTTCTACAGAGCCACTCCCGACCCTTTTGAATTTCTTTTGAATTTCCCTGCGTTGCCAGCAAGAGGTATACGCACAAGAAGTCCGGCAAGCGTCGCACCAAGAAGCTGA
- a CDS encoding 30S ribosomal protein S1, with product MTTPTDSTDSTRALPESNHASDNGVDATQGNESSIEAAESVQEQSASESVAQPLPTQEPTASVSQSPQPTDIDTGPAVEPPAEQAQSSDPEQARPSERIQIGTQRATSGEEAPKAKPMNPGTATEAAPKKSNYPPPNIRDALTPELEAELAAALGGESLDNLIEGSATAVTGAELPVDTKITGKVTSIHRDDIFVDLGGRNQGLLPLKQFEKTAPPEIGTQVEVVVTRFDAEQGLYDVSLPTAAVQVGNWEDVAEGQVVDVTITGANKGGLECMLAGIRGFIPMGQISIYRIENAEEYVGQKLTCVITEANRGRGNLVLSHRALMERERKEQKEKLLAEISAGDLREGVVRSLQDFGAFVDLGGVDGLIHVSQLSWDRVSHPKDVLAVGQNVKVRVEKINAESGKISLGYRELGDNPWDSAEQKFPVGARVKGSVTKLMQFGAFVRLDPGVEGLIHISEMGHGRVNRSSDVVSEGQEVEVKVVSFDRDAQRIGLSLKALLPPPEKAPQESRESEHPAPESVKRREKESDKNLKGGIGGPSGGEKFGLRW from the coding sequence ATGACCACGCCTACCGATTCTACTGATTCCACGCGCGCGTTGCCGGAGTCGAACCACGCATCTGACAACGGTGTCGATGCAACCCAGGGGAATGAATCCTCGATTGAAGCTGCCGAGAGCGTTCAGGAACAATCAGCGAGTGAATCTGTTGCTCAGCCATTGCCAACTCAAGAGCCAACTGCATCTGTCTCGCAGTCCCCGCAGCCAACCGATATCGATACTGGCCCCGCAGTCGAACCTCCAGCGGAGCAGGCGCAATCGAGCGACCCTGAGCAGGCCCGACCCAGCGAACGAATTCAAATTGGTACTCAGCGCGCGACCTCTGGCGAGGAAGCTCCCAAGGCGAAGCCGATGAATCCCGGTACGGCAACCGAAGCAGCACCGAAGAAAAGCAACTACCCGCCTCCGAATATCCGCGATGCCTTAACTCCAGAATTGGAAGCTGAATTAGCTGCTGCGTTAGGGGGGGAATCACTCGACAATTTGATCGAGGGAAGTGCCACCGCGGTGACTGGTGCCGAGTTGCCTGTCGACACAAAAATCACTGGCAAAGTAACCAGCATCCATCGCGACGATATCTTCGTCGATCTGGGAGGTCGCAATCAAGGTCTGCTTCCTTTGAAGCAGTTCGAGAAGACGGCGCCTCCCGAAATTGGAACGCAGGTAGAAGTTGTGGTCACCCGATTCGATGCCGAGCAGGGTTTGTATGACGTTTCACTTCCCACCGCCGCGGTCCAAGTCGGCAATTGGGAAGATGTGGCCGAAGGCCAGGTCGTCGACGTCACGATTACCGGTGCGAACAAGGGAGGGCTTGAGTGCATGCTTGCCGGCATTCGCGGATTCATACCCATGGGCCAAATCTCGATCTATCGCATTGAGAATGCCGAGGAGTACGTCGGCCAGAAGCTTACTTGTGTTATCACTGAAGCGAACCGCGGTCGCGGCAATCTAGTGCTCAGCCATCGGGCGCTGATGGAACGCGAACGCAAGGAACAAAAAGAAAAATTGCTTGCCGAGATCTCTGCCGGCGATCTCCGTGAGGGAGTCGTCCGCAGTCTGCAAGATTTTGGCGCTTTTGTTGACTTAGGTGGTGTCGATGGTCTCATTCACGTGAGCCAGCTCAGTTGGGACCGCGTGAGTCATCCCAAGGATGTGCTTGCCGTGGGGCAAAATGTCAAAGTCCGCGTTGAGAAAATCAACGCCGAAAGTGGCAAGATTTCGCTTGGCTACCGTGAACTGGGTGACAATCCCTGGGACAGCGCTGAACAGAAATTTCCCGTTGGCGCGCGTGTCAAAGGATCTGTGACCAAGCTCATGCAGTTTGGTGCGTTTGTGCGACTTGATCCCGGCGTGGAAGGCCTGATTCACATTTCTGAGATGGGTCACGGCCGGGTTAATCGCTCTAGCGACGTGGTGAGCGAAGGCCAGGAGGTCGAAGTGAAAGTGGTTTCATTTGACCGTGATGCCCAGCGAATCGGACTGTCGCTCAAGGCGTTGCTCCCGCCCCCTGAAAAGGCACCGCAGGAATCCCGCGAAAGCGAACACCCTGCCCCAGAATCGGTAAAACGCCGAGAAAAAGAGTCGGACAAAAATCTCAAGGGAGGCATCGGCGGACCTAGTGGCGGTGAGAAATTCGGTCTCCGCTGGTAA
- a CDS encoding PEP-CTERM sorting domain-containing protein translates to MKKKQKQAKRERRAFDVRLHSYANQAKLALSDTAWREKLGVACTMSAAAGAALSMSPAAEAGIRYSGVVNNTVERPNPATFLYPGPPQITYGAFGNFAITNTAGSEVGRFALAARIFNVYGYLGIAAFGSTPAIYYHCNSACGPTDPNFQALGRPRLSNGRMRPSPVPDGVSIGPSGAQFNEGTTGGGTSPVSLTFFDQLPTPGNDDRSLRKWSYGTEQTDFHLWEGSPGTLSAGEFAGIKLTIDGQPHFGWIRIAIANENHPPGTANARNGNPYQVTAIDWAYETIPNTPILAGDTGVSAGSADYDGDGDVDGNDFFEWQRGNSTNGLTPGDLELWQQQYGTNPLTAAVGAVPEPSTAAILSLGVLALGATGVRRHRNVNRDRQEQSL, encoded by the coding sequence ATGAAAAAGAAACAAAAACAAGCAAAAAGAGAGCGTCGCGCATTTGACGTTCGTTTACACAGCTACGCGAATCAGGCGAAACTGGCATTATCCGACACTGCATGGCGAGAGAAGTTGGGAGTTGCCTGCACGATGTCCGCTGCGGCAGGAGCAGCACTTTCGATGAGCCCAGCAGCCGAGGCCGGAATCCGGTATAGCGGGGTCGTAAACAACACCGTTGAACGACCGAATCCAGCAACCTTTCTTTATCCTGGACCACCACAAATCACGTATGGAGCATTTGGAAATTTTGCAATCACAAATACAGCGGGCTCCGAGGTAGGACGATTCGCATTAGCAGCACGTATTTTCAACGTTTATGGCTATCTCGGCATAGCTGCATTTGGGTCGACGCCAGCTATTTACTATCATTGTAACTCGGCTTGTGGTCCTACAGATCCCAATTTTCAGGCTCTCGGGCGACCTCGACTATCCAATGGAAGAATGCGACCTAGCCCTGTACCGGATGGAGTATCGATTGGTCCGTCTGGGGCTCAGTTCAATGAAGGCACGACGGGAGGAGGGACGTCACCAGTATCACTGACTTTCTTTGATCAACTTCCTACACCGGGCAACGACGACCGTTCGCTTCGCAAGTGGTCCTATGGAACTGAGCAGACTGATTTTCATCTCTGGGAAGGAAGCCCAGGAACTTTGTCTGCTGGTGAATTTGCTGGCATCAAACTAACGATCGACGGTCAGCCCCATTTTGGTTGGATTCGAATTGCAATTGCCAATGAAAACCATCCTCCTGGCACTGCGAATGCCCGTAACGGGAACCCATACCAGGTAACAGCAATCGACTGGGCATACGAAACGATACCCAACACTCCGATCTTAGCTGGCGACACCGGAGTTTCTGCGGGTTCGGCCGACTATGATGGTGATGGTGACGTAGATGGCAATGACTTCTTCGAGTGGCAACGCGGCAACTCGACAAATGGCTTAACACCCGGCGATCTGGAGTTGTGGCAGCAACAGTATGGAACAAACCCCTTGACGGCCGCAGTGGGTGCCGTACCTGAGCCGTCAACCGCAGCAATTCTTAGCTTGGGAGTTCTGGCATTAGGGGCAACAGGGGTGCGCCGACATCGAAATGTGAACAGGGATAGGCAGGAGCAAAGCTTGTAG
- a CDS encoding alkaline phosphatase family protein, whose protein sequence is MSNGQKHRRILLIGWDAADWRVINPLLEAGKMPALESLINRGVMGNLATIRPMLSPMLWTSIATGKRAFKHGIHGFAEPTADGGGIQPISNLSRKAKAFWNIFNQSGMTGNVVGWWPSNPAEPIRGTMVSNLFQMVASHDPSEPWPLRPGSVHPRHLMNTLAELRFHPTELHENQIRPFIPHADEVDQEVDSRMGVCAKMLSECTTVHAVATHLAQTELWDYMAVYYDAIDHFCHGFMKYHPPQQEHVSDTDFRLYSNVVEAAYRYHDMMLATWLSLVGPETTIVLLSDHGFHPDHLRLQQIPSEPAAPAAEHRDLGILVMAGPDIKRDERIYGATLLDICPTLLAVAGLPIADDMDGIPLFQAFKSQIDIERIPSWEDIPGDTGQHPSEATLNPQESQQAIEQLVELGYIEKPAEDVQDAIQQVLRELKYNLAQSYMDADLHQDAIEILEVLHSESPNDNRFMLRMALCYQALDDIDKLELLVEKMKQASAELSKQSVIKLVDQVQIVVQRVFTEHSEKNAESSESPPAETLESSTQLADPVSTETNGDVKSNEDWSALNDFIASLKKKDDQPSREGCLNEDTPESLPLKKVIELANDEEKQKIHKLVAAVRSNPYSFDYLEGYVELAKGHIETALEFFRRAEQAEPLRPWLPIQIGEAYLQLKKWADAEQSFLRALQMDDENAYAFAGLARSYLGRRMNQEAANAAINAVGILHHYAFAHYLLGIALHRLGKVKRAVQAFEMAVTINPNFAEAHRRLALIEEKSLGNTPKAKEHRKLARRGYFSSLRNRPNVLPKPVFGIACPGQKAGGSTNGFSHVIENRLALRPDINLNNIVTVVSGLPRSGTSMMMQMLGAGGLQLLSDEERKPDKDNPRGYFEYEAVRRLQSETSWIGKARGKCVKVIAQLLPSLPEGRYRLIFMDRDLDEVISSQRRMLQRVGKDGAVLSDEQLKNTYAKQVSILGKLLKRSRIPVLLVNHRQCVEQPHIVADEVNRFLGGRLDTTAMVHAVDPRLYRHRVDSLCEMKS, encoded by the coding sequence ATGTCCAATGGACAAAAGCATAGGCGTATCCTCCTCATCGGTTGGGATGCTGCCGACTGGCGAGTGATTAATCCACTGCTCGAAGCTGGGAAAATGCCGGCACTCGAGTCGTTGATTAATCGCGGCGTGATGGGCAACTTAGCGACAATTCGTCCAATGCTTTCACCAATGCTGTGGACTTCTATTGCGACCGGCAAGCGGGCTTTTAAACATGGCATTCACGGCTTTGCCGAGCCGACGGCCGACGGAGGGGGAATTCAACCCATTTCCAATCTTTCACGTAAGGCGAAAGCTTTTTGGAATATTTTCAATCAGAGCGGCATGACAGGCAACGTAGTAGGCTGGTGGCCGAGTAACCCTGCCGAGCCAATCCGGGGCACCATGGTGTCTAATCTTTTTCAAATGGTTGCTTCTCATGATCCGAGTGAGCCTTGGCCATTACGCCCTGGTTCGGTTCACCCGCGTCACCTGATGAATACGCTTGCCGAACTGCGTTTTCATCCTACTGAACTTCACGAGAATCAGATCCGACCGTTTATTCCACATGCGGATGAAGTTGACCAAGAGGTGGATAGTCGCATGGGAGTTTGTGCGAAGATGCTAAGCGAATGCACGACAGTGCACGCAGTAGCTACTCATTTGGCACAGACCGAGCTGTGGGATTACATGGCTGTCTATTACGATGCCATTGATCACTTCTGCCATGGGTTCATGAAGTATCATCCACCCCAGCAGGAACATGTGAGTGATACCGACTTTCGGCTTTATTCGAATGTTGTAGAGGCGGCCTATCGATACCACGACATGATGCTTGCAACCTGGCTGAGTCTCGTAGGTCCAGAAACCACGATTGTATTGCTTTCGGACCACGGATTTCATCCTGACCACTTGCGTTTGCAGCAGATACCCTCCGAACCGGCAGCTCCGGCGGCGGAACACCGTGATCTAGGAATCCTGGTCATGGCTGGTCCCGACATCAAAAGGGATGAACGCATCTACGGAGCTACTTTACTCGACATTTGTCCCACTTTGCTTGCTGTTGCTGGACTACCAATCGCGGACGATATGGATGGAATTCCATTGTTCCAGGCCTTCAAATCGCAAATAGATATCGAGCGAATTCCTAGCTGGGAGGATATCCCAGGGGATACTGGCCAGCACCCTAGCGAAGCAACACTGAACCCACAAGAATCTCAGCAGGCCATCGAACAATTAGTCGAGTTAGGCTACATCGAAAAACCTGCCGAAGACGTGCAGGACGCAATCCAACAAGTTCTTCGCGAACTGAAATATAATCTAGCTCAGTCCTACATGGACGCAGATCTACACCAAGACGCAATCGAGATACTAGAAGTTTTGCACTCGGAATCTCCGAATGACAATCGTTTCATGTTGCGAATGGCACTTTGCTATCAAGCTTTAGATGACATCGACAAGTTAGAGCTTCTTGTGGAAAAGATGAAGCAGGCAAGTGCTGAGCTTTCGAAGCAGTCTGTTATAAAACTTGTTGATCAAGTTCAGATTGTGGTTCAGCGAGTTTTCACTGAACATTCTGAGAAGAATGCGGAATCTAGCGAGTCCCCTCCAGCGGAGACACTTGAATCTTCTACTCAGCTTGCGGATCCCGTTTCCACCGAGACCAATGGCGATGTGAAGTCCAACGAGGATTGGTCTGCGCTCAATGACTTTATAGCTTCTCTTAAAAAGAAAGATGACCAGCCGAGCAGAGAGGGGTGTTTGAATGAAGACACTCCCGAAAGTTTGCCGCTGAAGAAAGTAATTGAGCTGGCGAACGATGAAGAGAAGCAAAAAATCCACAAGTTGGTTGCAGCTGTCAGGAGCAATCCCTATTCCTTTGACTACCTTGAGGGATATGTAGAGCTGGCTAAAGGTCATATTGAGACCGCTCTTGAGTTTTTCCGTCGGGCAGAACAGGCCGAACCACTTCGTCCATGGCTTCCAATTCAAATTGGAGAGGCTTATCTGCAATTGAAGAAATGGGCAGACGCCGAGCAAAGTTTTCTCAGAGCATTGCAAATGGACGATGAGAACGCATATGCGTTCGCTGGCTTAGCCAGGAGCTACTTGGGTCGACGCATGAACCAAGAAGCTGCGAATGCTGCGATTAATGCAGTTGGTATTCTCCATCACTACGCATTTGCTCATTATCTTTTGGGTATCGCCTTACATCGTTTGGGAAAAGTTAAGCGAGCGGTTCAAGCCTTTGAAATGGCCGTCACTATCAATCCGAATTTTGCGGAAGCCCATCGGCGTCTGGCTCTAATTGAAGAAAAATCTCTCGGCAATACTCCGAAAGCAAAGGAACATCGAAAGCTAGCAAGACGTGGTTACTTTTCTTCACTGCGAAATCGACCCAACGTACTGCCAAAACCTGTCTTTGGCATTGCATGCCCGGGGCAGAAGGCAGGCGGCAGTACTAACGGGTTTTCTCATGTAATTGAGAATCGCTTGGCATTAAGACCTGACATCAATCTAAACAATATCGTTACCGTTGTTTCAGGCCTACCTCGTTCAGGAACCTCGATGATGATGCAAATGTTGGGTGCTGGGGGCTTGCAACTTTTGAGTGATGAAGAGCGTAAGCCTGACAAGGACAATCCGCGTGGATATTTTGAGTACGAGGCGGTGAGGCGTCTGCAAAGTGAAACTTCCTGGATTGGCAAAGCTCGCGGCAAGTGCGTCAAGGTAATTGCTCAATTACTTCCCAGCCTACCGGAAGGGCGGTATCGCTTGATTTTCATGGATCGCGATTTGGACGAAGTGATCAGCTCCCAGCGAAGAATGTTGCAGCGAGTTGGCAAGGATGGCGCCGTCCTTTCTGATGAACAGTTGAAAAACACATACGCCAAACAGGTATCAATACTAGGAAAGCTGCTAAAGCGAAGTCGTATACCAGTACTCCTTGTAAATCATCGACAATGTGTTGAACAACCACACATTGTTGCTGACGAAGTAAACCGTTTCTTGGGAGGAAGGCTTGACACCACGGCAATGGTCCATGCTGTGGATCCCCGTCTCTATCGACATCGAGTAGATTCGTTGTGCGAAATGAAAAGTTGA
- a CDS encoding STN domain-containing protein, giving the protein MSRVFFVTSLVLVAFLSLLPSERAVAQFGGGGYGGEGGYGRGGFGGEYGGRQQRDRERSVSTTISDSKAEEKIEAVLNELLKSPLQYEDQPLNEVINTLQDEYDIPIIFDNVALDEVAISPDTEVTINLRNISLRSALNLILKQPGLEDLTYVVSEEVLLITTHERANATLVVQVYRVEDLVNNYSQVPGGNQKNPYSSLSQVISSCVEYDSWMTNGRGEGEIKLMQPGMLVVSQTRHVQEQVGELLEKLRETRAEIEEE; this is encoded by the coding sequence ATGTCGCGGGTCTTTTTTGTGACAAGTCTGGTGCTGGTGGCTTTTCTATCCCTCTTGCCTTCAGAGCGTGCTGTGGCACAGTTTGGTGGTGGGGGATATGGCGGAGAAGGAGGATACGGGAGAGGTGGATTTGGTGGTGAATATGGGGGACGTCAGCAACGGGATCGTGAGCGAAGTGTATCTACAACTATTTCCGATTCAAAAGCGGAAGAGAAAATCGAAGCGGTGCTCAACGAGTTGCTTAAATCGCCATTGCAATATGAGGATCAACCACTCAATGAGGTGATCAATACTCTGCAAGACGAATACGATATTCCAATTATTTTTGACAATGTAGCACTCGATGAAGTTGCTATCAGCCCAGACACAGAAGTCACTATCAATCTCCGAAATATCTCGTTGCGGTCGGCGCTGAATCTGATTCTTAAACAACCGGGCCTTGAAGATCTCACCTATGTTGTCTCAGAGGAAGTGCTGCTCATTACTACCCATGAGAGAGCCAACGCCACGCTCGTTGTGCAAGTTTATCGCGTAGAAGACTTGGTGAACAACTATTCACAAGTGCCCGGGGGGAATCAGAAGAACCCCTACAGTTCACTCAGCCAAGTGATCAGTAGCTGCGTGGAGTATGATTCCTGGATGACCAACGGCCGTGGTGAGGGTGAGATCAAGCTTATGCAACCCGGGATGTTGGTTGTTTCCCAGACGAGGCATGTTCAGGAGCAAGTGGGAGAACTCTTGGAGAAGTTGCGAGAGACTCGGGCTGAGATCGAGGAGGAGTAG
- a CDS encoding DUF1570 domain-containing protein gives MQDKGLSAIYTLLAVCLALPQLPATAVETVLLDQKGEPQQLIGEVVLEDSAGSLLLETDEGAFHTIMANMIRSRESDARPLERLDKDGMAERLLAEMGPGFQVYQSKHYVVVYNTTIKYATWCSSLLERLQRGFLAYWKKQGCEVEQPEHPLAVVIFGNKASYIQYAKKELGPAAGSAIGYYSLKTNRIAMYDLTGMQALRREDTRRGSSHDITAMLSEPEAAPLVATIVHEATHQIAFNCGMQTRFGANPVWLGEGLAMFHETPDLGSNRSWSGIGKVNYDRWDRYRNNANNDRVAPLRALIVSDERFRNPRMAVDAYAEAWAWTYFLITWHTDEYVAYMKHLAAKPVLSVDDKRTRLADFTKHFGRDFDALEDEFYRRMSRID, from the coding sequence ATGCAGGACAAAGGCCTCTCGGCAATTTACACTTTGTTGGCAGTTTGCCTCGCTCTGCCGCAGCTTCCCGCGACGGCCGTCGAAACGGTCCTCCTCGATCAAAAGGGTGAGCCCCAGCAGCTTATCGGCGAAGTGGTGCTGGAAGATTCTGCGGGGAGCCTCTTGCTCGAAACCGATGAAGGTGCCTTCCATACGATCATGGCGAACATGATTCGCAGCCGTGAAAGTGACGCGAGACCTCTTGAGCGGCTCGACAAGGATGGCATGGCCGAACGGCTGCTTGCTGAAATGGGTCCCGGCTTCCAAGTGTACCAGTCGAAACACTACGTCGTGGTTTACAACACGACAATCAAGTATGCCACTTGGTGTAGTTCGCTATTGGAACGGCTTCAGCGAGGGTTCCTGGCCTACTGGAAAAAACAAGGCTGCGAGGTTGAGCAGCCGGAGCATCCATTGGCCGTCGTCATCTTCGGCAATAAGGCATCCTACATTCAGTATGCCAAGAAAGAACTCGGGCCCGCCGCAGGTTCGGCGATTGGATATTATAGTCTCAAGACGAATCGCATCGCCATGTACGATCTGACCGGCATGCAGGCCCTGCGACGTGAGGACACGAGGCGTGGATCGTCGCACGACATCACGGCGATGCTCTCCGAGCCTGAGGCCGCCCCCTTGGTCGCCACCATTGTCCATGAAGCAACGCACCAAATCGCCTTCAATTGTGGAATGCAAACCAGGTTTGGAGCCAATCCCGTCTGGCTCGGCGAGGGATTGGCCATGTTTCATGAGACTCCCGACCTCGGCAGCAATCGTAGTTGGAGCGGCATCGGCAAAGTAAACTACGATCGCTGGGACCGCTACCGCAACAATGCCAACAATGATCGGGTAGCCCCCCTGCGGGCCTTGATTGTGAGTGACGAGCGATTCCGCAATCCTCGCATGGCAGTCGACGCCTACGCCGAGGCTTGGGCCTGGACCTACTTCTTGATCACCTGGCACACCGACGAATATGTGGCCTACATGAAACATCTCGCCGCAAAACCGGTGCTTTCCGTTGACGACAAACGGACTCGGCTAGCGGACTTTACCAAGCATTTCGGCAGAGACTTCGACGCCCTCGAAGACGAATTCTACCGCCGCATGTCACGAATTGACTGA
- the fhcD gene encoding formylmethanofuran--tetrahydromethanopterin N-formyltransferase, with protein sequence MMVRMLHLGTTEIVDTFAEAFRMRYVRLVVTAADDYWLDAALREVTGYGSSVIGCDAEIAVEHFVDSSETPDGRLGAAILAFGFSVDALAKSIPNRVGQCLMTCPTTAVYNGLPTAEEQIALGKYLRFFGDGFQKSKVLGERRYWRIPVMDGEFLVEEQVGVAKGVAGGNIILQATTSEVALAAARRVVKALAPLPGVITPFPGGVVRSGSKVGSKYKGMVASTNDAFCPTLRGRVETDLFEDASCAYEIVIDGVDETAVAKAMTAALHAAAGEGVLAISAGNYGGKLGKFHFHLHELLKAQ encoded by the coding sequence ATGATGGTGCGCATGTTGCACTTGGGCACCACTGAGATCGTCGACACTTTTGCCGAGGCGTTTCGCATGCGCTATGTGCGGCTTGTAGTAACGGCCGCCGATGACTACTGGCTCGATGCAGCGCTGCGAGAGGTTACTGGCTATGGCTCATCGGTGATCGGTTGCGATGCGGAGATTGCTGTCGAGCATTTCGTAGACTCGAGCGAGACACCAGACGGCCGTCTCGGTGCGGCCATCTTGGCATTCGGATTCTCTGTGGACGCATTGGCCAAATCAATTCCCAATCGCGTGGGACAATGCTTGATGACTTGTCCCACGACCGCTGTGTATAACGGACTGCCTACGGCCGAAGAGCAGATTGCGCTCGGTAAATATTTGCGATTTTTTGGCGATGGATTCCAGAAGAGCAAGGTGCTTGGCGAGCGGCGGTATTGGCGAATCCCCGTGATGGACGGTGAGTTTCTTGTCGAAGAGCAGGTTGGTGTTGCCAAGGGTGTTGCCGGTGGGAATATCATCCTCCAAGCTACCACAAGCGAGGTGGCACTTGCCGCTGCCAGGCGAGTGGTCAAGGCCCTTGCTCCACTTCCAGGAGTGATAACTCCATTCCCCGGTGGTGTGGTCCGCAGTGGCAGCAAAGTCGGTTCGAAATACAAAGGGATGGTCGCTTCGACCAACGATGCCTTTTGTCCCACGCTCCGAGGTCGGGTGGAAACCGACCTGTTCGAGGATGCATCTTGCGCTTACGAGATCGTTATCGACGGCGTCGACGAGACAGCAGTTGCCAAGGCGATGACCGCCGCACTCCATGCCGCTGCCGGAGAAGGGGTGCTAGCCATCTCGGCAGGAAACTACGGCGGCAAACTCGGTAAGTTCCATTTTCATCTGCACGAACTTCTTAAGGCACAATAG